A single Argentina anserina chromosome 7, drPotAnse1.1, whole genome shotgun sequence DNA region contains:
- the LOC126803870 gene encoding RPM1 interacting protein 13-like, which translates to MNPTTDKSPISPIDLSTEKKVKIKKHTPSGPEQPKDDETPIRHHLIVTKVEDVKRFEELDDCFILGFDPIKPQEAKMFSPADRVGGSPEIAIVAEKGQVACRDYPHSRHLCIKFPFQTTSHEKYCELCYCYVCDTAAPCKLWTSSSNNALSSHCDAYDSNGVWKRERILKKSLAPVFKQ; encoded by the exons ATGAACCCCACCACCGACAAATCTCCCATTTCTCCGATCGATTTATCCACGGAGAAGAAGGTTAAGATCAAGAAGCACACTCCGTCTGGCCCAGAACAACCAAAAGACGACGAGACTCCGATCAGGCACCACCTCATTGTCACCAAAGTGGAGGACGTGAAGCGGTTCGAGGAGCTCGATGATTGCTTCATTCTGGGATTCGACCCGATTAAGCCGCAGGAAGCGAAGATGTTTTCTCCGGCGGATAGGGTTGGTGGGTCGCCGGAGATCGCCATTGTTGCCGAGAAAGGCCAG GTGGCATGCAGAGATTACCCACATTCGAGGCATCTGTGCATTAAGTTTCCGTTTCAGACAACATCGCATGAGAAATACTGTGAGCTG TGTTACTGCTACGTGTGCGATACAGCAGCTCCCTGCAAATTGTGGACATCTTCTAGTAACAATGCACTGTCATCACATTGTGATGCTTATGACAGCAATGGTGTATGGAAGCGGGAAAGGATATTGAAAAAGTCACTAGCACCTGTGTTCAAGCAGTGA